A part of Desulfomicrobium apsheronum genomic DNA contains:
- a CDS encoding type II toxin-antitoxin system RelE/ParE family toxin — MKIWKVELLEEALGEFKELPAEIRARFQRIFGLVADMGQDALCMPHARRIQGRIWEMRAQGRDGIARGLYVMVTGRRVVVVRFFVKKTQKTPLNEIHLALKRCGENEI; from the coding sequence ATGAAAATCTGGAAGGTTGAATTGCTGGAAGAAGCCCTAGGGGAGTTCAAAGAGCTTCCCGCTGAGATTCGCGCCCGCTTTCAGAGAATTTTTGGGTTGGTGGCGGACATGGGGCAAGACGCGTTGTGCATGCCTCATGCACGGCGTATCCAAGGCCGGATATGGGAGATGAGGGCCCAGGGCCGGGACGGAATAGCCAGGGGACTTTATGTGATGGTGACCGGGCGGCGGGTGGTCGTTGTTCGATTCTTCGTTAAGAAAACACAGAAGACGCCGCTCAACGAAATACACTTGGCTTTGAAAAGATGTGGAGAAAACGAAATATGA
- a CDS encoding type II toxin-antitoxin system VapC family toxin codes for MKLLLDTHMLLWAAAGTLPGKAESLVGDVKNTLYFSSASIWEIGIKKSLGRSDFRVDPEVLRRGLLDNQYNELCITSLHALAVIDLPMFHKDPFDRMLLAQAKSEGITLLTSDGMMRDYPGPVLFVPKTP; via the coding sequence ATGAAACTGCTCCTCGATACGCACATGTTGCTGTGGGCGGCGGCTGGTACCTTGCCCGGCAAGGCTGAAAGCTTGGTGGGTGACGTGAAGAACACGCTTTATTTCAGCTCCGCGAGCATCTGGGAGATCGGCATTAAGAAAAGCCTTGGAAGAAGCGACTTCAGGGTCGATCCGGAAGTGCTGCGGCGTGGCCTGCTGGATAACCAATACAACGAACTGTGCATCACAAGCCTGCATGCCCTGGCGGTCATCGACCTGCCAATGTTCCACAAGGACCCTTTCGACAGGATGCTTCTGGCGCAGGCCAAGAGCGAGGGAATAACCCTGCTCACATCGGACGGCATGATGCGCGACTACCCCGGCCCGGTGCTGTTTGTGCCAAAGACGCCGTGA